A single window of Pseudomonas lijiangensis DNA harbors:
- the fliG gene encoding flagellar motor switch protein FliG, giving the protein MTNKMNGSRRSAILLLSLDADSAAEVFKYLPSTDVETISMEMARLSQVSHEEMRQVLEEFMDETDQYAAINIQTSDHIRAVLTKALGSERAASLIDDILESTNTGSGIDKLNLMEASMVAEMIRDEHPQIIATILVHLERHQASDILQLLPDRLRNDIVLRIATFSGVQPVALQELTEVLGTMLDGQSLKRSKMGGVRTAAEILNLMNSAQEELAIDTVRQHSEDLAQKILDEMFLFENLIEVDDRGIQMILQQVEDNSLAIALKGAPPALLERFLNNMSQRASQLFREDMEARGPIRMSQVEAEQKAILQIVRRLSDSGEIVTSRGNDAYV; this is encoded by the coding sequence ATGACTAACAAGATGAACGGGTCGCGTCGCAGCGCCATCCTGCTGCTGTCGCTGGATGCCGACAGTGCAGCTGAAGTCTTCAAGTACCTGCCCAGCACCGATGTCGAAACCATCAGTATGGAAATGGCGCGTCTGAGCCAGGTGTCCCATGAAGAAATGCGTCAGGTCCTTGAAGAGTTCATGGACGAGACGGACCAGTATGCGGCCATCAATATCCAGACCAGCGACCACATTCGTGCGGTATTGACCAAGGCGCTGGGCAGCGAGCGTGCTGCCAGCCTGATCGACGATATTCTGGAAAGCACCAACACCGGCTCTGGCATCGACAAGCTGAACCTGATGGAAGCGTCGATGGTTGCCGAGATGATCCGCGATGAACATCCACAGATCATCGCCACCATTCTGGTGCATCTGGAGCGCCATCAGGCTTCGGATATTCTCCAGTTGCTCCCGGATCGGCTGCGCAACGACATCGTGCTGCGCATTGCGACGTTCAGTGGCGTGCAGCCGGTGGCCTTGCAGGAACTGACGGAAGTGCTGGGCACCATGCTGGACGGCCAGAGCCTCAAGCGCAGCAAGATGGGCGGCGTAAGAACAGCGGCGGAAATCCTCAACCTGATGAATTCCGCTCAGGAAGAGCTGGCCATCGATACCGTTCGCCAGCACAGCGAAGACCTGGCGCAAAAGATCCTCGACGAGATGTTCCTGTTCGAAAACCTCATCGAAGTGGACGACCGTGGCATCCAGATGATTCTCCAGCAAGTCGAAGACAACTCGCTGGCCATTGCCCTCAAAGGTGCGCCACCTGCCTTGCTCGAACGCTTCCTCAACAATATGTCGCAACGTGCTTCGCAGTTGTTCCGCGAAGACATGGAAGCACGCGGACCTATCCGGATGTCGCAGGTCGAGGCCGAGCAGAAGGCAATTCTGCAGATTGTCCGGCGCCTGTCCGACAGCGGCGAGATTGTGACCTCACGCGGTAATGACGCTTATGTCTGA
- the fliJ gene encoding flagellar export protein FliJ yields the protein MANESLELLMELTSKARDTAARALAESRRTEQQIVNQLHTLDQYHQEYRQNLQQELHKDGMSPSTLTNYRGFLNSLEAAVERAQKSLERQRKQVAQHQENWMTEWRKVSAIEALLSRRATQERLQAGRVEQRQTDEMASQLRRRSASFSSSIDRGL from the coding sequence ATGGCTAACGAATCCCTCGAACTGCTTATGGAACTGACCAGCAAGGCGCGGGATACCGCTGCACGGGCATTGGCCGAGAGCCGCCGCACCGAGCAGCAGATCGTCAATCAGTTGCACACCCTGGACCAGTATCACCAGGAATATCGGCAGAACCTGCAACAGGAGTTGCACAAGGACGGGATGAGCCCTTCGACGCTCACCAACTACCGTGGCTTTCTCAACTCGCTGGAAGCCGCCGTCGAGCGTGCGCAGAAAAGCCTGGAGCGCCAGCGCAAACAGGTTGCCCAGCATCAAGAGAACTGGATGACGGAGTGGCGCAAGGTCAGCGCCATTGAGGCGCTGCTGAGTCGTCGGGCCACGCAGGAGCGTTTACAGGCCGGGCGTGTCGAGCAACGGCAGACGGATGAAATGGCCAGTCAGTTGCGTCGGCGTTCTGCCAGTTTCTCGTCTTCCATCGATCGCGGCCTTTAA
- the fliM gene encoding flagellar motor switch protein FliM — MAIDDLLSQDEIDMLLRGGSDAPAGGADKFKDARIRPYDPATQHRVIQERLHALDIINERFARYFRMSLFNLIRRSIDITVESVRYQSYSDFSRHMPMPTNINLLAMKPLRGTALVVFPPSVVFMVVDNLFGGDGRFLTKSEGREFTHTEQRIIKRLLGLSVDAYQDAWKSVYPLEIEYLRSEMQAKFANITSSPNEIVVNATFHLEVGTLASDFNIVIPYLMIEPMRQLLNGPLTDVNPEEEKHWNKRMAGEITHSEVDLIADFVEMDARVGQVMALKVGDVLPIELPDIVNARVDGVPVMTCEYGSQNGMRALLVKELFDHSLSPASSSSTSRFVKGHVPTAKESEHD, encoded by the coding sequence ATGGCCATAGACGATTTACTCTCGCAAGACGAAATCGACATGCTGCTCCGTGGGGGCAGCGATGCTCCGGCGGGTGGTGCCGACAAGTTCAAGGACGCCCGCATTCGTCCTTATGACCCCGCGACTCAGCATCGGGTGATTCAGGAGCGTCTGCACGCGCTGGATATCATCAACGAGCGGTTTGCGCGTTACTTCCGCATGAGTCTGTTCAACCTGATCCGGCGCAGCATCGATATCACGGTCGAGAGTGTGCGCTATCAGAGTTACAGCGACTTCTCCCGGCACATGCCGATGCCGACCAACATCAACCTGCTGGCGATGAAACCGCTGCGCGGCACGGCTCTGGTGGTGTTTCCTCCCAGCGTCGTGTTCATGGTGGTGGATAACCTGTTCGGCGGCGATGGTCGTTTCCTGACCAAATCCGAAGGCCGCGAGTTCACCCATACCGAACAGCGGATCATCAAGCGTCTGCTGGGGCTTTCGGTGGATGCCTATCAGGATGCGTGGAAGTCGGTCTACCCGCTGGAAATCGAATACCTGCGGTCGGAGATGCAGGCCAAGTTCGCCAATATCACCAGTTCGCCCAATGAAATCGTCGTGAATGCGACCTTCCACCTGGAAGTCGGCACCCTGGCCAGCGATTTCAACATCGTCATTCCCTACCTGATGATCGAGCCGATGCGGCAGTTGCTCAACGGCCCGCTGACCGATGTGAACCCCGAAGAGGAGAAGCACTGGAACAAGCGCATGGCGGGCGAGATTACCCATTCAGAGGTGGATCTGATCGCGGACTTCGTCGAGATGGATGCCCGTGTCGGGCAGGTCATGGCGCTCAAGGTCGGTGACGTTCTGCCCATCGAACTCCCCGATATCGTCAATGCGCGCGTCGATGGAGTACCTGTGATGACTTGTGAATATGGCAGCCAGAACGGCATGCGTGCGTTGCTCGTGAAGGAATTGTTCGATCACTCGCTAAGCCCTGCTTCCTCTTCTTCTACCAGCCGTTTCGTCAAGGGGCATGTGCCCACTGCCAAGGAATCCGAGCATGACTGA
- the fliE gene encoding flagellar hook-basal body complex protein FliE encodes MTPSALDNALQQLTILAQQAEGVSPQSFNTGSASGFAGELQASLHRINQLQTTASSQSNAFQAGSEAVSLSDVMADSQKASVAFQMGVQVRNRLLTAYKDVMAMQV; translated from the coding sequence ATGACTCCTTCCGCTCTTGATAATGCATTGCAGCAACTGACGATCCTCGCTCAGCAAGCCGAAGGAGTAAGCCCTCAAAGCTTCAATACCGGGTCGGCCAGTGGATTTGCAGGGGAATTGCAGGCCTCGCTGCACCGCATCAATCAGTTGCAGACAACCGCCAGCAGTCAGTCGAATGCCTTTCAGGCAGGCAGTGAAGCCGTGTCTCTCAGCGATGTGATGGCTGACTCACAGAAAGCCAGCGTTGCCTTCCAGATGGGCGTGCAGGTACGCAATCGCCTGCTGACGGCCTACAAGGACGTGATGGCCATGCAGGTTTGA
- a CDS encoding flagellar hook-length control protein FliK — MDIIASLTSSSAVSTQASVSGASQDSAGESFSLAFSQADEAAASTASAATAANGTPTEPKASVTSTNVAKAESPVDAAEADVADPVLSAPVVSESELQDLPVELPPVVSTPVVVKPAQPAVTGQIEEGAPITDEEFDLDLYASADDAVESADPKATQSDSDSTLNDIRQRMDLIQSAGQLDVSSMIAVAAVPVQATLANPNAASDAVQLPDDSALAANTGTNLSASAMTAADTLAERVDQEIQVQEPVTGQTLAGAVQEPGAQSDSSSMDSQPDTQADSDTSSSFSLTSLTLNSTTMNTTEKVAGNGSALSAAIGSTDWQDGLGKQVIDMIKRGEKQVDLHLNPADLGPLSISLDLNDSNNTQAQFQSAHASVRAAVEQALPQLREALASQGITLGQASVSDESSRQASGQQERRDSQGTSTDSALADSTDSALEVEEVPLQKMVTGALGVDLYV, encoded by the coding sequence ATGGATATCATCGCTTCGCTTACTTCATCGTCCGCTGTATCGACTCAGGCCAGCGTTTCAGGCGCCTCTCAGGACTCGGCTGGCGAATCTTTTTCGCTGGCATTCAGTCAGGCTGATGAAGCGGCTGCCAGCACGGCTTCGGCTGCAACGGCAGCGAACGGCACGCCAACTGAGCCGAAAGCTTCAGTGACTTCGACGAATGTTGCCAAGGCTGAAAGCCCTGTCGATGCTGCAGAGGCCGATGTGGCTGATCCAGTACTGTCTGCGCCAGTGGTCTCTGAGTCCGAGCTGCAAGATCTGCCTGTCGAGCTGCCGCCGGTCGTATCCACGCCCGTTGTGGTGAAGCCTGCCCAGCCGGCAGTTACTGGACAGATCGAAGAGGGGGCGCCGATCACGGACGAAGAGTTCGATCTGGATCTGTATGCCTCGGCAGATGATGCCGTCGAGAGCGCAGATCCCAAGGCCACGCAAAGCGATAGCGACAGTACGCTCAATGACATTCGCCAGCGCATGGACCTGATCCAGAGCGCTGGCCAGCTTGATGTTTCCTCGATGATCGCGGTTGCGGCAGTACCGGTTCAGGCAACGCTCGCCAACCCGAACGCTGCCAGTGATGCGGTGCAGTTACCGGATGATTCTGCTCTTGCGGCAAACACCGGTACGAACCTTTCGGCATCGGCCATGACTGCGGCCGACACCTTGGCTGAGAGGGTCGATCAGGAGATTCAGGTTCAAGAGCCGGTGACTGGGCAAACCCTGGCAGGCGCGGTGCAGGAGCCGGGTGCGCAAAGTGACAGCTCATCCATGGACAGCCAGCCCGACACCCAGGCCGACAGCGATACTTCAAGCAGCTTCAGCCTGACGTCGCTGACCCTGAACAGCACAACGATGAACACTACAGAAAAGGTGGCCGGCAATGGCTCGGCACTATCGGCGGCTATCGGTTCCACTGACTGGCAGGACGGTCTTGGCAAGCAAGTGATCGACATGATCAAGCGCGGCGAGAAACAGGTCGATCTGCACCTGAACCCTGCCGACCTCGGCCCGCTGTCCATCAGCCTTGACCTCAACGACAGCAACAATACGCAGGCGCAGTTCCAGTCGGCTCATGCCTCGGTTCGGGCGGCTGTCGAGCAGGCATTGCCGCAGTTGCGCGAAGCGCTGGCTTCACAGGGCATCACGCTGGGTCAGGCTTCGGTCAGCGATGAGTCATCGCGTCAGGCGTCAGGCCAGCAGGAGCGACGCGATTCCCAGGGCACCAGCACCGACAGCGCCCTTGCAGACAGCACCGATTCTGCACTGGAAGTCGAGGAGGTGCCGCTTCAGAAGATGGTTACGGGCGCTCTGGGTGTGGATCTGTACGTCTGA
- the fliN gene encoding flagellar motor switch protein FliN, translating to MTDSNNIEPQEADDWAKAMAEQGVEPESDDPWAMALAEQSEAEAAATESITPANVGTEVFKPLVTPQPMAAPRELEMIMDIPVKLSVELGRTRITIKQLLELAQGSVLALDGLAGEPMDILINSYLIAQGEVVVVDDKYGIRITEIITPSERVQKLNR from the coding sequence ATGACTGACTCAAACAACATCGAGCCGCAAGAGGCCGACGACTGGGCCAAGGCCATGGCCGAGCAGGGCGTCGAGCCTGAGAGCGATGATCCATGGGCCATGGCCCTTGCCGAACAGAGCGAAGCCGAGGCGGCGGCGACCGAAAGCATCACGCCAGCCAATGTCGGCACTGAAGTCTTCAAGCCGCTGGTGACCCCACAGCCCATGGCTGCACCGCGCGAGTTGGAAATGATCATGGATATTCCGGTCAAGCTCAGCGTAGAGCTGGGCCGCACACGGATCACTATCAAGCAGTTGCTGGAACTGGCCCAAGGGTCAGTGCTGGCACTGGATGGCCTGGCGGGTGAGCCCATGGACATTCTGATCAACAGCTACCTGATCGCTCAGGGCGAGGTTGTAGTGGTGGATGACAAGTACGGCATCCGCATCACGGAAATCATCACGCCTTCCGAACGCGTCCAAAAGCTCAACCGATGA
- the fliF gene encoding flagellar basal-body MS-ring/collar protein FliF has product MSTAAPAKGAQKLIPTSASARPMEALLTLFRSQPLLPMLLAGAAVIAVLVALLLWARQPEYRVLFSGLSEADGGQIIGELEKRNIPYRLSEGGNTIMVPSDKMNALRLQLAEQGLPKGGSVGFELLDKQAFGVSQFAEHLNYQRGLEGELSRTIESLGPVSKARVHLVMAKQSVFVRDREAARASVVLTLQPGRELGQSQSNAIVHLVSSSVPELSVDAVTIVDQNGRLLTQTNGGNNGLDGSQLTYVREVERSYQRRIEDILTPLLGNQNVHAQVVAQIDFSARESTAERYAPNQDTNEAAVRSKQVSEQAQQGDEAGGVPGALTNSPPNTPAPTRANAPTPAANANANAAATAAPAQARPKTLQSERMINYEVDRNVEHVKQSQGNIQRLTSAVVVNYRTVLKDGVATPEPLSKEELENINNLVRQAMGFSESRGDALQVINSPFVVSDTVAAEQPWWKTPEAYNLLMSALRYLLVAFAALSLWLLVLRPMQRRNAAQNRMVMQEESGEPGTSLVATAMGSMGTAVMVSGQDGAPHALPRKSALYEQNLLSLQQIAVEDPRLVAMIVRGWMKKND; this is encoded by the coding sequence GTGAGTACCGCAGCCCCGGCCAAAGGCGCTCAGAAACTCATTCCGACCAGTGCTTCGGCCAGGCCGATGGAAGCGTTGTTGACCCTTTTTCGGAGTCAGCCTCTGCTTCCGATGCTTTTGGCGGGGGCAGCAGTCATTGCGGTTCTGGTCGCTTTACTGCTGTGGGCGCGACAACCGGAATATCGGGTGCTTTTCTCCGGCCTCAGCGAAGCCGATGGCGGGCAAATAATCGGGGAGCTGGAAAAGCGAAATATCCCTTATCGCCTGAGTGAGGGCGGCAACACCATCATGGTGCCCAGCGACAAGATGAACGCGCTGCGCCTGCAACTGGCCGAGCAAGGCCTGCCCAAAGGCGGCAGTGTCGGTTTCGAGTTGCTGGACAAGCAGGCGTTCGGTGTCAGTCAGTTCGCCGAACACCTGAACTATCAGCGCGGCCTGGAAGGCGAACTGTCGCGGACCATCGAATCCCTTGGGCCGGTTTCCAAGGCTCGTGTGCATCTGGTCATGGCTAAACAGTCGGTTTTTGTTCGCGACCGCGAAGCAGCGCGAGCATCGGTGGTTCTGACCTTGCAGCCGGGACGCGAGCTGGGGCAAAGCCAGTCCAACGCGATTGTGCATCTGGTGTCTTCCAGCGTGCCCGAGCTGAGCGTCGATGCGGTCACCATCGTCGATCAGAACGGACGTCTGCTGACCCAGACCAATGGCGGCAACAATGGTCTGGATGGCTCGCAGCTCACTTATGTCCGTGAGGTCGAGCGCTCTTATCAGCGCCGTATCGAAGATATCCTGACGCCATTGCTTGGCAATCAGAATGTTCATGCGCAAGTGGTTGCCCAGATCGACTTCTCCGCTCGCGAGAGCACGGCTGAACGTTATGCGCCCAATCAGGACACCAACGAGGCCGCCGTGCGCAGCAAACAGGTGTCCGAGCAGGCCCAGCAGGGCGATGAAGCCGGTGGCGTGCCGGGCGCATTGACCAACAGCCCGCCCAATACTCCGGCACCGACCAGGGCCAATGCACCCACGCCTGCTGCCAATGCCAACGCAAATGCCGCAGCGACCGCAGCCCCTGCGCAAGCCAGGCCAAAGACGCTGCAAAGCGAGCGGATGATCAACTACGAAGTCGATCGCAACGTCGAACACGTCAAGCAGAGCCAGGGCAACATTCAGCGCCTGACCTCGGCTGTGGTGGTCAACTATCGCACCGTACTCAAGGACGGCGTGGCGACGCCTGAGCCGCTGAGCAAGGAAGAACTGGAGAACATCAATAATCTGGTACGCCAGGCCATGGGCTTCAGCGAAAGCCGTGGCGATGCGCTGCAAGTCATCAACAGCCCGTTCGTTGTGTCAGACACAGTCGCTGCCGAGCAACCATGGTGGAAAACGCCCGAGGCTTACAACCTGCTGATGAGCGCCTTGCGCTATCTGCTGGTGGCTTTCGCCGCGCTGAGCTTGTGGCTGCTGGTGCTCAGGCCCATGCAACGCCGCAATGCCGCGCAGAATCGCATGGTCATGCAGGAGGAAAGCGGCGAGCCGGGTACTTCGCTCGTTGCCACGGCCATGGGCTCTATGGGCACGGCGGTCATGGTTTCAGGTCAGGATGGCGCGCCACATGCCTTGCCGCGCAAGTCGGCGCTGTATGAACAGAACCTGCTGAGCCTGCAACAGATCGCCGTTGAAGACCCGCGGCTGGTAGCGATGATCGTGCGCGGGTGGATGAAGAAAAATGACTAA
- the fliL gene encoding flagellar basal body-associated protein FliL, with amino-acid sequence MATTRKTPWLLIILLVLSAAGVSAGGMYFFMSKDKAHADEPATVKSAEEPAHAPILVTIVPMTVNIQNERNEQSMLYVGFALEVGNDTTQKFLLQYMPQLRSRLLTLLGGQDTTQLVSAKGKETLAANILATFKQPLAPKQPELSVLNVLYTDFIVQ; translated from the coding sequence ATGGCCACCACCCGCAAAACCCCATGGCTCCTGATTATTTTGCTGGTGCTGTCAGCCGCTGGAGTCAGTGCTGGCGGCATGTATTTCTTCATGAGCAAGGACAAGGCTCATGCCGATGAGCCGGCAACCGTTAAAAGCGCAGAGGAGCCAGCCCATGCTCCGATACTGGTCACCATCGTGCCGATGACGGTGAACATTCAGAACGAACGCAATGAGCAGAGCATGTTGTATGTGGGGTTCGCGCTGGAAGTCGGCAACGACACGACGCAGAAGTTTCTCCTGCAGTACATGCCGCAACTGCGCAGTCGCCTTCTGACATTGCTGGGCGGGCAGGACACCACTCAGTTGGTCAGTGCCAAGGGCAAGGAAACGCTCGCCGCAAACATCCTTGCCACATTCAAACAGCCTCTGGCGCCAAAGCAGCCTGAACTCTCGGTGCTCAATGTCCTGTACACCGACTTTATCGTGCAGTAA
- a CDS encoding flagellar assembly protein FliH, protein MSDHSPASDRDRWQTWQMEALGSNELPVHDPDMSRREKLRKQAFQHKLEMQVLREKTISEAHQVGHAQGVEQGYAQGLSEGRQAAAVELQQQVLQTLQPLLELCQNFDQALKQMDAHIARQLTRIALDTARQLAGEALTAQPEQVISIVQKMLNSNPELTGKPRLWLNPDDLQLVQGCLAEQIEAAGWVLHADTTILPGGCRVVSASGELDATRQSRWEMLSRTTDRNLDDAVSILGDQP, encoded by the coding sequence ATGTCTGATCACTCTCCGGCTTCTGACCGCGATCGCTGGCAAACCTGGCAGATGGAGGCGCTGGGCAGCAACGAGCTGCCTGTGCATGACCCGGATATGAGCCGTCGGGAGAAACTGCGCAAGCAGGCCTTTCAGCACAAGCTGGAAATGCAGGTCCTGCGCGAGAAAACGATCAGCGAAGCGCATCAGGTCGGTCATGCCCAGGGTGTAGAACAGGGTTATGCACAGGGTTTGAGCGAGGGGCGGCAGGCGGCGGCCGTGGAATTGCAACAACAAGTCTTGCAAACCCTGCAACCGTTGCTGGAGTTGTGCCAGAACTTCGATCAGGCACTCAAGCAGATGGATGCCCACATCGCCCGACAACTGACGCGCATTGCGCTCGACACCGCACGACAACTGGCAGGCGAAGCCTTGACCGCACAGCCGGAGCAGGTGATTTCAATTGTTCAGAAAATGCTCAACAGCAATCCCGAACTCACGGGCAAGCCGCGTCTTTGGCTGAACCCGGATGATTTGCAACTGGTCCAGGGCTGCCTTGCCGAACAGATCGAAGCGGCGGGCTGGGTCTTGCACGCTGACACGACGATCCTGCCCGGTGGCTGCCGTGTCGTCAGTGCCAGTGGTGAACTGGATGCCACGCGCCAGTCACGTTGGGAAATGCTGAGCCGCACGACCGATCGTAACCTTGATGACGCCGTGTCGATTCTCGGCGACCAGCCATGA
- the fliI gene encoding flagellar protein export ATPase FliI, whose translation MNTGNRHVDRWSGVLDAFQSEQLRVADYMRSGRITRATGMVLEAVGLRLPLGGACRIELAARHQSGSKPDHAEAEVVGFAGDVLYLMPLEEIHGLQPGARVFASGDFLDDTTGARYFPLGMSLLGRVLDSSGQPLDGRGPLLGAHHASLHTQPLNPLKRAPIDRQIDVGIRAINALLCVGRGQRLGLFAGSGVGKSVLLGMMARYTQADVIVVGLIGERGREVQDFIDNILGEEGLRRSVVVAAPADTSPLKRLQGAVYATRLAEDFRDQGKDVLLIMDSLTRYAMAQREIALAVGEPPATKGYPPSVFAKLPKLVERTGNGPPGGGSITAFYTVLSEGDDQQDPIADSARAILDGHIVLSRHLAESGHYPAIDIEASISRAMTAIVSESQQRKAQQLKQSLSRYQRNRDLISVGAYAPGHDPQLDRAVALYPHLERFLQQRINDRASVEETVHGLNLLFPGK comes from the coding sequence ATGAACACAGGCAACCGCCATGTCGATCGCTGGAGCGGGGTACTGGATGCGTTCCAGAGTGAACAGTTGCGAGTTGCCGACTACATGCGCAGCGGGCGGATTACCCGTGCCACGGGCATGGTGCTGGAAGCGGTCGGTTTGCGTCTGCCGCTGGGCGGAGCCTGCCGTATCGAACTGGCTGCCCGGCACCAGAGCGGTTCGAAGCCCGATCATGCCGAGGCCGAAGTGGTCGGTTTTGCGGGAGATGTTCTGTATCTGATGCCGCTGGAAGAAATCCACGGCCTGCAACCTGGCGCGAGAGTATTTGCCTCGGGTGATTTTCTTGACGATACGACCGGTGCCCGATATTTCCCGCTGGGCATGTCGCTTCTGGGTCGGGTCCTGGACAGCAGCGGGCAGCCTCTGGATGGAAGAGGCCCTTTGCTCGGAGCCCATCACGCCAGCCTGCACACCCAGCCGCTCAACCCGTTGAAACGTGCGCCGATCGATCGTCAGATCGATGTCGGCATTCGTGCAATCAATGCCTTGCTGTGTGTCGGACGTGGTCAGCGCCTGGGCCTGTTTGCCGGTTCCGGTGTCGGCAAGTCGGTACTGCTCGGCATGATGGCTCGTTATACACAGGCCGACGTCATTGTGGTCGGGCTGATCGGTGAGCGGGGCCGCGAGGTGCAGGACTTCATCGATAACATTCTGGGTGAAGAAGGGCTGCGCCGTTCGGTGGTGGTGGCTGCGCCGGCGGATACATCGCCGCTCAAGCGTCTGCAGGGCGCGGTTTACGCGACCCGGCTGGCCGAAGATTTTCGCGACCAGGGCAAGGACGTCTTGCTGATTATGGATTCCTTGACCCGCTATGCCATGGCCCAGCGCGAAATCGCTCTGGCCGTGGGTGAGCCGCCCGCGACCAAGGGCTATCCGCCGTCAGTGTTCGCCAAGCTGCCGAAACTCGTCGAGCGCACCGGCAACGGGCCGCCCGGCGGTGGCTCGATCACCGCGTTCTATACGGTGCTCAGCGAAGGTGACGATCAGCAGGACCCGATTGCCGATTCGGCCCGGGCGATTCTGGACGGACATATCGTGCTGTCGCGGCATCTGGCCGAAAGCGGACATTACCCGGCCATCGATATCGAAGCCTCGATCAGCCGGGCGATGACCGCCATTGTCAGCGAGTCGCAACAGCGCAAGGCCCAGCAGCTCAAGCAGTCGTTGTCACGTTATCAGCGCAATCGCGACCTGATCAGCGTCGGTGCCTATGCGCCGGGCCATGACCCGCAACTTGACCGTGCCGTGGCGCTGTATCCCCATCTCGAACGCTTTTTGCAACAGCGCATCAACGACCGCGCGAGCGTGGAAGAAACCGTACACGGGCTCAACCTGTTGTTCCCCGGCAAATGA
- the fliO gene encoding flagellar biosynthetic protein FliO, whose protein sequence is MSVVSQTPPVALGAPSESLMSLALLGKTALALGLVVACVFVCGWVLRRIGSRSLVSGQVVRVVGSTNVGQREKVVIVEVQGKWLVLGVTAQQVSALSQMEAPPAASESDAVVMGNSFADRLASALKRNLQRHPERPGGNS, encoded by the coding sequence ATGAGTGTTGTCAGCCAGACGCCACCCGTTGCCCTCGGCGCACCTTCAGAGAGCCTGATGAGCCTGGCTTTGCTGGGCAAGACAGCACTGGCGCTGGGGCTGGTGGTCGCCTGTGTCTTTGTCTGCGGCTGGGTTCTGCGGCGTATCGGTTCGCGCTCGCTGGTATCGGGGCAAGTCGTGCGCGTCGTCGGCAGTACCAATGTCGGTCAGCGTGAAAAAGTAGTGATCGTCGAAGTGCAGGGCAAGTGGCTGGTGCTGGGTGTGACGGCCCAACAGGTCAGTGCGCTCTCGCAGATGGAAGCACCACCAGCGGCATCTGAAAGTGATGCGGTTGTGATGGGCAACAGTTTTGCCGATCGGCTGGCCAGCGCCTTGAAACGCAACCTGCAGCGTCATCCCGAAAGGCCGGGAGGCAACTCATGA